From Streptomyces sp. NBC_00683, one genomic window encodes:
- a CDS encoding alpha/beta fold hydrolase, translating to MATYVLIPGAAGTPWHWHLVEAALRDRGHHVIVVDLPNDDDSAGLLEYADAVVDAVGARGRDGGGVVLVAHSFAGFTAPLVCERVRVDRLVLVTAMVPATGETPADWWTNTGYEQARRERDAHDEGRAPDETGLFYGDVPAVLAAAALGRQRRQSGTPFEEPWPLTSWPDVPTTFLLCREDRFFPAPFMRRVVQERLGITADEIDGGHYVLLSRPQELAARLEGYAP from the coding sequence ATGGCGACCTACGTCCTGATCCCCGGCGCCGCCGGCACCCCGTGGCACTGGCACCTGGTGGAGGCCGCGCTGCGGGACCGGGGCCACCACGTGATTGTGGTTGATCTGCCGAACGACGACGACTCAGCTGGACTGTTGGAGTACGCCGACGCGGTCGTCGACGCCGTCGGCGCTCGGGGCCGTGATGGCGGCGGTGTAGTGCTGGTGGCGCACTCCTTCGCGGGATTCACGGCACCGCTGGTGTGCGAGCGGGTGCGGGTCGACCGGCTGGTGCTGGTAACGGCGATGGTCCCGGCAACCGGTGAGACACCTGCGGACTGGTGGACCAACACCGGTTACGAGCAGGCCCGGCGCGAGCGGGACGCGCACGACGAGGGCCGCGCACCAGACGAGACCGGTCTGTTCTACGGGGACGTACCAGCCGTTCTCGCGGCGGCGGCGCTCGGTCGACAGCGCCGCCAGTCGGGCACGCCCTTCGAGGAGCCGTGGCCTCTGACGTCGTGGCCCGACGTACCCACGACGTTCCTGCTGTGCCGGGAGGACCGGTTCTTCCCGGCCCCGTTCATGCGCCGGGTGGTACAAGAGCGTCTGGGGATCACCGCCGACGAGATCGACGGCGGTCACTACGTTCTCCTCAGCCGTCCTCAGGAACTGGCCGCCCGGCTGGAGGGATACGCACCGTAG
- a CDS encoding MFS transporter, which translates to MAAPATAPPPPSNLRRVVAASLVGTTVEWYDFFLYGSAAALVFNKLFFPGSEPLVGTLLAFLTYAVGFAARPLGALVFGHYGDRLGRKKLLVLSLLLMGGATFAIGLLPTHATIGLAAPVLLTVLRLVQGFALGGEWGGAVLLVSEHGDAKRRGFWASWPQTGAPAGQLLATGVLSALTALMSDSAFEAWGWRIPFLLSGVLVILGLWIRLSVDESPVFKAALAQAEQRRTAAATAEKMPLVAVLRDHWRDVLIAMGARMAENISYYVITAFILVYATTSADLSKQTALNAVLIASAVHFAVIPAWGALSDRIGRRPVYLVGAIGVGLWMFPFFALIDSRSFGSLLLAVTVGLVFHGAMYAPQAAFFSEMFSTRMRYSGASIGAQFSSVAAGAPAPLIATALLADFGTSTPISLYVIAAALITVLAIVCAKETRNRDLSDIDADAGKGAGDVPGARTALPADSRTS; encoded by the coding sequence ATGGCCGCCCCAGCAACCGCTCCCCCACCCCCCTCGAACCTCCGCCGCGTCGTCGCGGCGAGCCTCGTCGGGACCACTGTGGAGTGGTACGACTTCTTCCTCTACGGATCGGCTGCCGCGCTGGTCTTCAACAAGCTGTTCTTCCCCGGGTCCGAACCGCTCGTCGGAACCCTCCTCGCCTTCCTCACCTACGCGGTCGGCTTCGCCGCCCGGCCCCTCGGGGCCCTGGTGTTCGGGCACTACGGTGACCGGCTCGGCCGCAAGAAGCTGCTGGTGCTGAGCCTCCTGCTGATGGGCGGCGCGACCTTCGCCATCGGGCTCCTGCCGACACACGCCACCATCGGGCTGGCCGCCCCTGTCCTGCTCACCGTTCTGCGGCTGGTGCAGGGCTTCGCCCTGGGCGGCGAATGGGGCGGGGCCGTACTGCTCGTCTCGGAGCACGGTGATGCCAAGAGGCGTGGGTTCTGGGCGTCATGGCCCCAGACCGGAGCACCCGCGGGGCAGTTGCTGGCGACCGGGGTGCTCTCCGCGCTCACCGCGCTGATGTCCGACTCCGCCTTCGAGGCGTGGGGCTGGCGCATCCCCTTCCTGCTCTCCGGGGTCCTCGTGATTCTCGGCTTGTGGATTCGTCTCTCTGTCGATGAATCACCCGTGTTCAAGGCCGCCCTGGCCCAGGCCGAGCAGCGCAGGACCGCGGCTGCGACGGCCGAGAAGATGCCTCTCGTCGCCGTGCTCCGTGATCACTGGCGGGATGTGCTGATCGCCATGGGCGCCCGGATGGCCGAGAACATCAGCTACTACGTGATCACCGCGTTCATCCTCGTGTACGCGACCACGTCCGCGGACCTGAGCAAGCAGACGGCGCTCAACGCCGTGCTCATCGCGTCCGCCGTGCACTTCGCCGTGATCCCGGCCTGGGGCGCGCTGTCCGACCGCATCGGGCGCAGGCCGGTCTATCTGGTCGGCGCGATCGGCGTGGGGCTGTGGATGTTCCCGTTCTTCGCGCTGATCGACAGCAGGAGCTTCGGGAGCCTGCTGCTCGCCGTCACCGTGGGGCTGGTCTTCCACGGCGCGATGTACGCACCCCAGGCGGCGTTCTTCTCGGAGATGTTCTCGACGCGCATGCGCTACTCGGGTGCGTCGATCGGAGCCCAGTTCTCGTCGGTCGCCGCGGGCGCCCCGGCACCGCTCATCGCCACGGCCCTGCTCGCGGACTTCGGCACGTCGACGCCCATCTCCCTGTACGTCATCGCGGCCGCGCTGATCACGGTGCTGGCGATCGTCTGCGCCAAGGAGACGCGGAACAGGGACCTCAGCGACATCGACGCGGATGCCGGAAAGGGTGCCGGAGACGTCCCGGGTGCCCGGACCGCACTGCCCGCCGACTCCCGCACCTCCTGA
- a CDS encoding YciI family protein, with product MKYVLFVATDPAGEPTDENPQAWVDKWNDRGVRVEGMPLRPAAETRTVRVRGDRVLVTDGPFAETTEWIAGYDLIEAADLDEAIEVAASHPMASGGRIEIRPVEPIDLGPGTGNVSHEGDAPASRFLGIFRTDPGAPPFTPEPAAVADWVRDGLASGRCLGGEHLRPVEDATLVRRRGGELLVTHGAYTDVPEWVSGIVFVDGDWQEAIDYLSRCPMARSGILELREFCTDLS from the coding sequence ATGAAGTACGTGTTGTTCGTTGCCACCGACCCCGCCGGGGAACCGACCGACGAGAACCCACAAGCATGGGTCGATAAGTGGAACGACCGCGGCGTCCGGGTCGAGGGAATGCCGCTCAGGCCGGCCGCCGAGACCAGGACGGTGCGCGTCCGCGGCGACCGGGTGCTGGTCACCGACGGCCCGTTCGCCGAGACGACCGAGTGGATCGCCGGATACGACCTCATCGAGGCCGCCGACCTCGACGAGGCGATCGAGGTGGCCGCGTCGCACCCGATGGCGAGCGGCGGACGCATCGAGATCCGGCCGGTCGAACCGATCGACCTCGGACCGGGCACCGGGAACGTCTCGCACGAGGGTGACGCGCCCGCCTCCCGCTTCCTCGGGATCTTCCGGACGGACCCGGGCGCACCGCCCTTCACTCCCGAGCCCGCCGCGGTGGCCGACTGGGTCCGCGACGGTCTCGCCTCCGGCCGCTGTCTCGGCGGCGAGCACCTGCGTCCCGTGGAGGACGCCACGCTCGTGCGCCGACGGGGAGGGGAACTGCTGGTCACCCACGGCGCGTACACAGACGTGCCGGAATGGGTGTCCGGGATCGTGTTCGTCGACGGCGACTGGCAGGAGGCGATCGACTACCTTTCCCGCTGCCCCATGGCGCGGTCCGGGATCCTCGAGCTGCGCGAGTTCTGCACGGACCTCTCGTGA
- a CDS encoding VOC family protein, which yields MSTIQPVILTAEQDVLLGFYTKLFGAEEIFRVPEEGPAFYRGLRIGDTDLGLVAKPDLGAGAAAPRMLLSIGVDDVDETLGRVVALGGSVRSGPKDMPWGQRVAHIQDPDGNPVNLTQPIPAQ from the coding sequence ATGTCCACCATTCAGCCAGTGATCCTTACAGCCGAGCAGGACGTCCTACTCGGCTTCTATACGAAGCTGTTCGGCGCCGAGGAGATCTTCCGGGTACCGGAGGAAGGTCCGGCCTTCTACCGCGGCTTGCGCATCGGCGACACCGATCTCGGGCTGGTGGCCAAGCCGGACCTCGGGGCCGGGGCGGCGGCACCGCGGATGCTGCTCAGTATCGGTGTCGACGACGTCGATGAGACGCTCGGCCGCGTGGTTGCTCTGGGCGGCTCGGTCCGCAGCGGCCCCAAGGACATGCCGTGGGGACAGCGCGTTGCCCACATTCAGGACCCCGACGGTAACCCGGTGAATCTGACCCAGCCGATCCCGGCCCAGTGA